A window of the Trueperaceae bacterium genome harbors these coding sequences:
- a CDS encoding M23 family metallopeptidase, protein MLAAPMSVDPLTLQVGLVVVDEFGRSLAREASVVLEPLPVEVEQLRLSAATLAVITPEGRELEANTVAAAWAGALPAPQWKEPFAPPIEGVTTSGFGDARRYEQGGPVSYHYGLDLAVPQGTPVHATNAGVVVVAGAYPIKGGWVAIDHGAGLMSYYFHMSEVRAVVGQRVDRGDVIGLVGTTGLSTGPHLHWEMRVRGVASSPLAWVGKTYP, encoded by the coding sequence ATGCTCGCCGCACCCATGTCCGTCGACCCGCTCACCCTTCAGGTGGGGCTCGTGGTGGTCGACGAGTTCGGCCGGAGCCTAGCGCGAGAGGCGAGCGTCGTGCTGGAGCCGCTACCGGTCGAGGTGGAGCAGCTCAGGCTCTCGGCCGCCACCTTGGCGGTGATCACCCCCGAGGGCCGCGAACTGGAGGCGAACACGGTGGCGGCGGCCTGGGCAGGCGCGCTGCCCGCGCCGCAGTGGAAGGAGCCGTTCGCGCCGCCCATCGAGGGGGTCACGACGAGCGGCTTCGGCGACGCGCGGCGCTACGAGCAGGGCGGCCCGGTCTCGTACCACTACGGCCTCGACCTCGCCGTGCCGCAGGGGACGCCCGTTCACGCCACCAACGCCGGCGTCGTCGTGGTCGCGGGCGCCTACCCCATCAAGGGGGGGTGGGTGGCCATCGATCACGGCGCCGGCCTCATGAGCTACTACTTCCACATGTCGGAGGTGCGGGCGGTGGTCGGGCAGCGCGTTGACCGGGGCGACGTGATCGGGCTCGTCGGCACGACGGGCCTCTCCACCGGCCCGCACCTGCACTGGGAGATGCGCGTGCGCGGCGTGGCGAGTAGCCCGCTCGCCTGGGTGGGCAAGACCTACCCGTGA
- a CDS encoding rRNA pseudouridine synthase yields MSAHRPPKRSPASRTQRAAHPDRATEQRPGRTPATAGSGRSRFRSRPGSRHASGPAEAGEARSGERVQRLIARAGRASRRAAEQLIVAGRVTINGRVARLGDRAEVGDDVRVDGKQLHVAEGNVTYALNKPPGYVTTAKDERGRATVFALLPPTPGLHAVGRLDRDSEGLLLLTTDGDLTLHLTHPRYELEKEYRVWTKQGRVDGTSLKRLVDGVELEDGRAAALSARPAPGGAAVVLAEGRKREVRRMFKALGYTVDRLVRVRVGGLKLGDLAVGAFRELSAKDLRALGYTREQRPG; encoded by the coding sequence ATGAGCGCGCACCGCCCCCCCAAACGGAGCCCGGCAAGCAGGACCCAGCGCGCGGCCCACCCCGATCGCGCCACTGAGCAGCGACCCGGGCGCACTCCGGCGACGGCCGGGAGCGGGCGGTCGCGATTCCGATCGCGGCCGGGATCGCGGCATGCCAGCGGGCCCGCCGAGGCGGGCGAGGCGCGCTCGGGCGAACGCGTGCAGCGCCTGATCGCCCGCGCGGGGCGAGCGAGCCGGCGCGCCGCGGAGCAGCTCATCGTTGCCGGGCGGGTGACGATCAACGGCCGCGTGGCGCGACTCGGCGACCGCGCGGAGGTCGGTGACGACGTGCGCGTCGACGGCAAGCAGCTCCACGTGGCGGAGGGCAACGTCACCTACGCCCTGAACAAGCCGCCCGGCTACGTCACGACCGCCAAGGACGAGCGCGGCCGCGCCACCGTCTTCGCCCTGTTACCGCCCACGCCCGGCCTCCACGCGGTCGGGCGCCTGGACCGCGACTCGGAAGGGCTGCTGCTCCTGACGACCGACGGCGACCTGACGCTTCACCTCACGCACCCGCGCTACGAGCTCGAGAAGGAGTACAGGGTGTGGACCAAGCAGGGGCGCGTCGACGGCACGAGCCTCAAGCGGCTGGTCGACGGGGTGGAGCTCGAGGACGGTCGCGCCGCCGCCCTGAGCGCCCGCCCGGCACCGGGAGGCGCCGCGGTGGTGCTCGCGGAGGGGCGCAAGCGCGAGGTCCGCCGGATGTTCAAGGCGCTCGGTTACACGGTGGACCGCCTAGTCCGCGTCAGGGTGGGCGGTCTCAAGCTTGGCGACCTGGCCGTGGGGGCCTTCCGCGAGTTGTCGGCCAAGGACCTGCGGGCCCTTGGTTATACTCGCGAGCAGCGGCCGGGGTAA
- the hpt gene encoding hypoxanthine phosphoribosyltransferase, whose product MFHRGNGAVHIDEATIARRVQELGRQIAADHAEGDLHLICVLNGAFMFMADLVRAIDRPLTLDFLSVSSYGSRTESSGEVRLVKDLEQSLKGRHVVLVEDIVDTGLTMQYLQSYLKGRQPASIKVATLLSKPSRRKVDVPIDYVGFVIDDAFVYGYGLDVDHRQRNLPFVTSQAG is encoded by the coding sequence ATCTTCCACCGCGGTAACGGCGCGGTCCACATCGACGAGGCAACCATCGCGCGCCGCGTGCAAGAGCTGGGGCGCCAGATCGCCGCCGACCACGCCGAGGGCGACCTGCACCTCATCTGCGTCCTGAACGGCGCGTTCATGTTCATGGCCGACCTGGTCAGGGCCATCGATCGCCCGCTGACGCTCGACTTCCTGTCGGTGTCGTCCTACGGTTCGCGGACCGAGTCGAGCGGCGAGGTCAGGCTCGTCAAGGACCTCGAGCAGAGCCTGAAGGGCCGGCACGTCGTGCTGGTCGAGGACATCGTGGACACCGGCCTGACCATGCAGTACCTGCAGTCGTACCTGAAGGGGCGGCAACCCGCGTCGATCAAGGTGGCGACCCTCCTCAGCAAGCCGTCGCGGCGCAAGGTCGACGTGCCCATCGACTACGTCGGGTTCGTGATCGACGACGCCTTCGTGTACGGCTACGGGCTCGACGTCGACCACCGCCAGCGCAACCTGCCGTTCGTCACCAGCCAAGCCGGGTGA
- a CDS encoding glycine--tRNA ligase subunit beta has translation MPDLLFEIGTEELPSWYVKGGGEALVELINERLVAARLTPGEVVGYATPRRLAVWVKGIPAATPRRVEERRGPPASVAYDAAGGHTRAALAFAAKNGVGAAELARRDDAKGSYLYALVPVGGEPAAAVLPELLAGVVLDLPAPRKMRWGEQTTPFIRPVAWLLALFDGALLPLEVAGVRSGTRSRGHRFLAPAEFEVASAAEYAPLLAERHVIADRAARREATRRAAEAAAAEAGLVPAHDDALLDEVTDLVESPFGVLGRFADAFLELPDEVLATVMIKHQRFCPTMGATGRLANAFVGISNNRVPDEALVRAGYEQVLAGRLEDARFFWRADRRKSLSQHAWGLSGIAFQKELGSMADKTSRVGEAVVALVDALDLPQADADAATQALPVFRADLATEMVFEFPELEGVMARAYALAEGLPVATADALLGGVSPKTHEDAVPTGAAGALLAVADRVDKLIGFFALGKRPSGSADPYALRRDGLAVARVLGAMGWPLPLTTLVEASAAAYAGGPVTATTEVQAQVVEFVWDRVASLLEGNGAAVNVVRAAIQGSVTAIGAARRVELLTAMLRLGEMDDLMALYKRAANLAKGEPQAVDVHAFDRPKREPGAGVKRELFQSPLEAPLLAALPGAQRGVDELLAAAKAQLPAWDLRDPAPAALSGLEPHVAAVVGIKAPLDAFLDGVLVLADDGDLRRNRLALLGEVVRVLRRLGSLEHLAGA, from the coding sequence GTGCCTGACCTCCTGTTCGAGATCGGCACGGAGGAGCTGCCCAGCTGGTACGTCAAGGGTGGCGGCGAGGCGTTGGTGGAGCTGATCAACGAGCGCTTGGTGGCCGCCAGGCTGACGCCCGGCGAGGTGGTCGGCTACGCCACGCCGCGGCGCCTCGCCGTGTGGGTCAAGGGCATCCCGGCGGCGACCCCGCGGCGGGTGGAGGAGCGGCGCGGACCGCCCGCGTCGGTCGCCTACGACGCCGCCGGCGGCCACACCCGGGCCGCGCTGGCGTTCGCGGCCAAGAACGGTGTCGGCGCCGCCGAGCTCGCGCGGCGCGACGACGCCAAGGGCAGCTACCTGTACGCGCTCGTGCCGGTGGGGGGCGAGCCCGCCGCCGCCGTGCTGCCGGAGCTGCTCGCCGGCGTGGTCCTCGACCTGCCGGCACCTCGCAAGATGCGCTGGGGCGAGCAGACCACGCCGTTCATCAGACCGGTAGCGTGGCTGCTTGCCCTGTTCGACGGGGCGCTCCTGCCGCTCGAGGTCGCGGGCGTCCGCTCGGGAACCCGGTCACGCGGTCACCGCTTCCTCGCGCCCGCCGAGTTCGAGGTCGCCTCCGCCGCCGAGTACGCGCCGCTCCTCGCCGAGCGGCACGTGATCGCCGACCGCGCTGCACGCAGGGAGGCGACGCGCCGGGCCGCGGAGGCCGCCGCCGCCGAGGCCGGTCTCGTCCCCGCGCACGACGACGCCCTCCTGGACGAGGTGACGGACCTCGTGGAGAGCCCGTTCGGCGTCCTGGGCCGCTTCGCGGACGCCTTCCTCGAGCTGCCCGACGAGGTGCTCGCGACGGTGATGATCAAGCACCAGCGCTTCTGCCCCACGATGGGGGCAACCGGCCGGCTCGCCAACGCGTTCGTGGGCATCTCCAACAACCGCGTCCCCGATGAGGCGCTGGTGCGCGCCGGCTACGAGCAGGTCCTGGCGGGTCGGCTGGAGGACGCCCGCTTCTTCTGGCGCGCGGACCGACGCAAGAGCCTCTCGCAGCACGCCTGGGGCCTGAGCGGCATCGCCTTCCAGAAGGAACTAGGCAGCATGGCCGACAAGACGTCGCGGGTGGGGGAGGCGGTGGTCGCTCTCGTCGACGCGCTCGACCTCCCGCAGGCCGACGCCGACGCGGCCACCCAGGCGCTGCCGGTCTTCAGGGCCGACCTCGCCACCGAGATGGTCTTCGAGTTCCCGGAGCTCGAGGGCGTGATGGCGCGCGCGTACGCGCTCGCCGAGGGGCTGCCGGTCGCCACCGCGGACGCCCTGCTCGGCGGCGTGAGTCCCAAGACGCACGAGGACGCCGTCCCGACTGGCGCGGCCGGCGCCCTCCTCGCCGTGGCGGACAGGGTCGACAAGCTGATCGGCTTCTTCGCGCTCGGGAAGCGCCCGAGCGGCTCCGCCGACCCGTACGCGCTCAGGCGCGACGGGCTGGCCGTGGCCCGTGTCCTCGGGGCCATGGGCTGGCCGCTACCGCTGACCACCCTGGTTGAAGCGAGCGCCGCCGCCTACGCCGGCGGGCCGGTGACGGCCACGACCGAGGTGCAGGCCCAGGTGGTCGAGTTCGTCTGGGACCGCGTCGCTTCGCTCCTCGAGGGCAACGGCGCGGCCGTGAACGTGGTGCGGGCGGCCATCCAGGGTTCGGTCACCGCCATCGGCGCCGCCAGGCGCGTCGAGCTGCTCACGGCCATGCTGCGTCTCGGCGAGATGGACGACCTGATGGCGCTCTACAAGCGCGCCGCCAACCTCGCCAAGGGCGAGCCGCAGGCGGTGGACGTGCACGCCTTCGACCGCCCCAAGCGCGAGCCGGGGGCGGGCGTGAAGCGCGAGCTGTTCCAGTCGCCCCTCGAGGCGCCGCTGCTGGCGGCGCTGCCCGGAGCGCAGCGGGGCGTCGACGAGCTGCTGGCCGCGGCAAAGGCGCAGCTCCCGGCCTGGGACCTGCGCGACCCGGCGCCCGCGGCGCTGAGCGGACTCGAGCCGCACGTGGCGGCGGTCGTCGGCATCAAGGCGCCCCTCGACGCGTTCCTGGACGGCGTGCTGGTGCTCGCGGACGACGGTGACCTGCGCCGCAACCGCCTGGCGCTGCTCGGCGAGGTCGTGAGGGTGCTGCGCCGCCTCGGCAGCCTCGAGCACCTCGCGGGCGCCTGA
- a CDS encoding ATP-dependent Clp protease ATP-binding subunit: MNRYDDRARLVFHYAREEGAKLGHTMIGPEHLLLGLMRESGTAAKVLEEFGASLDEFRLQVEEMVGRGDGLPKNEAAAITPRARRVMELAGSEARSIGSTIIATEHILLGIIREGDGVAYRILQTLTRDVDSVRWRILAAADPKGQAEAVNTPFLDEYARDLTREAVDGKLDPVIGRTEEIRRVIQILSRRTKNNPVLIGEPGVGKTAIVEGLAQAIVEGRVPPNLLNLRVLSIELSNVVAGTKYRGEFEERLRQIIEELRRARVVAFIDELHTLVGAGGAEGTLDAANILKPPLSRGEVQVIGATTTGEYHRYIEKDAALERRFQPVIVLEPSPAESLEILVGLRDKYEAHHGVVIPKEMLELAVRFGERSLPGRNFPDKAIDLIDEAASRTRLNKSLGFPVLERPDGTPVVSREDLEAVVNSWGGIYVDDQDNEKVAHIEEHLGRKVVGQGNAIRALGAALRRARVGLGGRTRVAASFLFVGPSGVGKTFLAKELAVLLFGSERSLVRLDMTEYQEPHSISKLIGAPPGYVGHEQGGRLTEAVRRQPFSVVLLDEIEKAHPDIYNTFLQVLDDGRLTDGLGRTVDFRRVILIMTSNTGFNKAGSSIGFQGGAGQQGPEEPLKGIFSPEFLDRLDEVIVFETFDKEEVLIITNQMLDDIRRELLGRDVQVAFGPEVAAFLVERLPRGESVRPMRAVIREYIEDPLSLELLEHGDSEPLLVTIENDRAVFARPVPLV, translated from the coding sequence GTGAATAGGTACGACGACAGGGCCAGGCTCGTCTTCCATTACGCGCGCGAAGAGGGCGCGAAGCTGGGTCACACCATGATCGGCCCCGAGCACCTGCTGTTGGGCCTGATGCGCGAGAGCGGCACCGCCGCCAAGGTGCTGGAGGAGTTCGGGGCGTCGCTCGACGAGTTCCGGCTCCAGGTCGAGGAGATGGTGGGGCGCGGCGACGGCCTGCCGAAGAACGAGGCCGCGGCAATCACGCCGCGCGCGCGGCGCGTCATGGAGCTGGCGGGGTCGGAGGCGCGGAGCATCGGTTCGACCATCATCGCCACCGAGCACATCCTGCTCGGCATCATCCGCGAGGGCGACGGCGTCGCGTACCGCATCCTGCAGACGCTCACGCGCGACGTCGACTCCGTGCGCTGGCGCATCCTCGCGGCGGCCGACCCGAAGGGGCAGGCGGAGGCGGTCAACACGCCGTTCCTCGACGAGTACGCCCGCGACCTCACGCGCGAGGCGGTGGACGGCAAGCTCGACCCCGTCATCGGGCGCACCGAGGAGATCAGGCGCGTCATCCAGATCCTGTCGCGTCGCACCAAGAACAACCCCGTGCTCATCGGCGAGCCCGGCGTCGGCAAGACGGCCATCGTGGAGGGCCTGGCGCAGGCCATCGTCGAGGGCCGCGTCCCACCCAACCTGCTCAACCTGCGGGTGCTCTCCATCGAGCTGAGCAACGTGGTCGCGGGCACGAAGTACCGCGGCGAGTTCGAGGAGCGGCTCAGGCAGATCATCGAGGAGCTGCGCCGCGCCCGCGTGGTCGCCTTCATCGACGAGCTGCACACGCTGGTGGGCGCCGGCGGGGCGGAGGGCACGCTCGACGCGGCCAACATCTTGAAGCCGCCGCTGTCGCGGGGCGAGGTCCAGGTCATCGGCGCCACCACCACGGGCGAGTACCACCGCTACATCGAGAAGGACGCGGCGCTCGAGCGCCGCTTCCAACCGGTCATCGTGCTGGAGCCCTCGCCGGCCGAGTCGCTCGAGATCCTCGTGGGCCTGCGCGACAAGTACGAGGCGCATCACGGCGTGGTCATCCCCAAGGAGATGCTGGAGTTGGCGGTGCGCTTCGGCGAGCGGAGCCTGCCGGGCCGGAACTTCCCCGACAAGGCCATCGACCTCATCGACGAGGCGGCCTCGCGCACGCGCCTGAACAAGTCGTTGGGCTTCCCCGTCCTGGAGCGGCCCGACGGGACCCCCGTCGTGAGCCGCGAGGACCTCGAGGCGGTCGTGAACTCGTGGGGCGGCATATACGTCGACGACCAGGACAACGAGAAGGTCGCGCACATCGAGGAGCACCTGGGGCGCAAGGTCGTCGGGCAGGGCAACGCGATCCGCGCCCTCGGGGCGGCCCTGCGACGCGCGCGCGTCGGCCTGGGCGGCCGCACGCGGGTGGCGGCGTCGTTCCTGTTCGTTGGGCCGTCGGGCGTCGGCAAGACCTTCCTCGCCAAGGAGCTGGCCGTGCTGCTGTTCGGCAGCGAGCGCTCGCTGGTGCGCCTCGACATGACCGAGTACCAGGAGCCGCACTCGATCAGCAAGCTCATCGGGGCGCCGCCGGGGTACGTCGGGCACGAGCAGGGCGGCCGCCTGACGGAGGCCGTGAGGCGGCAGCCTTTCAGCGTCGTGCTGCTCGACGAGATCGAGAAGGCCCACCCCGACATCTACAACACGTTCCTGCAGGTGCTCGACGACGGGCGCCTGACCGACGGGCTCGGCCGCACCGTGGACTTCCGCCGCGTGATACTGATCATGACGAGCAACACGGGGTTCAACAAGGCGGGCTCCAGCATCGGCTTCCAGGGCGGCGCCGGCCAGCAGGGGCCGGAGGAGCCGCTCAAGGGCATCTTCTCCCCCGAGTTCCTCGATCGCCTCGACGAGGTCATCGTCTTCGAGACCTTCGACAAGGAAGAGGTACTGATCATCACGAACCAGATGCTCGACGACATCCGCCGCGAGCTGCTGGGCCGCGACGTGCAGGTGGCGTTCGGCCCCGAGGTGGCCGCCTTTCTCGTCGAGCGCCTTCCCAGGGGCGAGAGCGTGAGGCCGATGCGCGCCGTCATCA
- a CDS encoding DUF3459 domain-containing protein — protein MKLPPSARRGLGWRAVLAGLVLASGAGSQAQVPVPAPGRVPDGTPPWREVVWYEVFVRSFQDSDGDGVGDLRGLEARLPYLADLGVGGIWLMPIHPSPSYHGYDVTDYLGVHPDYGTEADLRSLVTAAHALGIRVILDFVPNHTSDRHPWFAAALAGDARYRGYYRFEDDPPPMRGTRGGNAWHDAGDGTSYLGLFSAGMPDLDLTNPAVTAELERAARHWLELGVDGFRVDAIQHLVEGDGGRIANTPATYAWVAGFEAFLHEAAPGAFLVGETWTEMPAIVRYHVDAQLDMSFDYPLWKVVLAALQARSARDLAAALEQTLAHYPEGAARGTFLSNHDQTRHATRLSFPRRDEARLALAAGLLLTLPGTPFLYYGEEIGMTDGPGGGDLAKRTPMRWEAADAAGRFGFSSAAAWTDAGEGTPGVSVAEQAGDPTSLLTRYRRLLALRRELPALRRGEWRVVDSGAPSVLALERRAGDEGLLVVANLATKRVALSAGRLPPHSGVDLVTGEPVTVDPDGALEVPALALLVLQAR, from the coding sequence GTGAAGCTCCCGCCGAGCGCGAGGCGCGGGCTCGGTTGGCGTGCGGTCCTGGCCGGACTCGTCCTGGCGTCCGGCGCGGGCTCGCAGGCGCAGGTGCCGGTGCCGGCGCCCGGCCGGGTGCCGGACGGCACCCCGCCGTGGCGGGAGGTCGTCTGGTACGAGGTGTTCGTGCGCTCGTTCCAGGATTCGGACGGCGACGGCGTCGGCGACCTGCGCGGCTTGGAGGCGCGGTTGCCCTACCTCGCCGACCTCGGGGTCGGTGGCATCTGGCTCATGCCCATCCACCCCAGCCCGAGCTACCACGGCTACGACGTCACCGACTACCTCGGCGTCCACCCGGACTACGGCACCGAGGCGGACCTGCGCTCGCTGGTGACCGCCGCGCACGCGCTCGGCATCCGCGTGATCCTCGACTTCGTTCCCAACCACACCTCGGACCGCCACCCCTGGTTCGCGGCGGCGCTGGCCGGCGACGCGCGTTACCGTGGCTACTACCGCTTCGAGGACGACCCGCCGCCCATGCGCGGCACGCGGGGCGGCAACGCCTGGCACGACGCCGGCGACGGCACCAGCTACCTCGGGCTCTTCTCCGCGGGCATGCCGGACCTCGACCTGACCAACCCGGCGGTCACGGCGGAGCTCGAGCGCGCGGCCCGCCACTGGCTCGAGCTCGGCGTGGACGGTTTCCGAGTGGACGCCATCCAGCACCTCGTCGAGGGCGATGGGGGTCGGATCGCCAACACCCCCGCCACCTACGCCTGGGTCGCCGGTTTCGAGGCCTTCCTGCACGAGGCGGCGCCGGGCGCGTTCCTGGTGGGCGAGACCTGGACGGAGATGCCCGCCATCGTCCGCTACCACGTGGACGCTCAGCTCGACATGTCGTTCGATTACCCACTCTGGAAGGTGGTGCTGGCGGCGCTGCAGGCGCGCAGCGCGCGCGACCTGGCGGCCGCCCTCGAGCAGACGCTCGCCCATTACCCGGAAGGCGCCGCGCGCGGCACCTTCCTGTCCAACCACGACCAGACCCGCCACGCCACGCGCCTGTCGTTCCCGCGCCGCGACGAGGCCCGGTTGGCGCTCGCCGCCGGCCTGCTCCTGACCCTGCCCGGCACGCCCTTCCTCTACTACGGTGAGGAGATCGGTATGACGGACGGCCCCGGTGGCGGCGACCTGGCGAAGCGCACGCCCATGCGCTGGGAGGCCGCGGACGCGGCCGGTCGCTTCGGGTTCAGCTCGGCGGCGGCATGGACCGACGCCGGCGAGGGCACGCCGGGCGTGAGCGTGGCGGAGCAGGCGGGCGACCCGACCTCGCTCCTCACCCGCTACCGGCGGCTGTTGGCGCTGCGGCGCGAACTGCCCGCCCTGAGACGAGGCGAGTGGCGGGTGGTGGACTCGGGCGCGCCGTCGGTGCTGGCGCTCGAGCGCCGGGCGGGCGACGAGGGGCTGCTGGTCGTCGCCAACCTCGCCACCAAGCGCGTCGCGCTCTCCGCCGGGCGCCTGCCGCCCCACTCGGGCGTCGACCTCGTGACGGGCGAACCCGTCACGGTCGACCCGGACGGGGCCCTCGAGGTGCCCGCCCTCGCGCTGCTCGTCCTCCAGGCCCGTTGA
- a CDS encoding glycine--tRNA ligase subunit alpha has translation MLFQEILARLDRFWAGHGCVIAPPQDTEVGAGTFYPTTFLRALGEEPWRVAGIAPSRRPSDGRYGDNPYRFQYFYQYQVLLKPSPADVQAVYLESLYELGIDPSAHDIRFVEDNWESPTLGAWGLGWEVWMDGMEITQFTYFQQVAGFDCRPVSVELTYGLERLAMYLQGKTHAFDVDFAPGVTLGDLRRDFEVQHSRYNFEESDPELQRLLFEKFELEAYRLLAKGLVYPGYEFVLRCSHAFNLLDARGVLSHTERQGYVQRVRRMAEATAKAYLGGRPGAEEEARRA, from the coding sequence ATGCTGTTCCAAGAGATCCTGGCGCGCCTCGACCGGTTCTGGGCAGGTCACGGCTGCGTGATCGCGCCGCCGCAGGACACCGAGGTCGGCGCCGGCACGTTCTACCCGACCACGTTCCTGCGGGCGCTGGGGGAGGAGCCGTGGCGCGTGGCGGGCATCGCCCCGAGCCGCCGCCCCAGCGACGGGCGCTACGGCGACAACCCGTACCGCTTCCAGTACTTCTACCAGTACCAGGTGCTCCTGAAGCCTTCGCCCGCCGACGTGCAGGCCGTGTACCTCGAGTCGCTGTACGAGCTCGGCATCGACCCGAGCGCGCACGACATCCGCTTCGTGGAGGACAACTGGGAGTCCCCCACGCTGGGCGCCTGGGGCCTCGGGTGGGAGGTGTGGATGGACGGCATGGAGATCACCCAGTTCACCTACTTCCAGCAGGTGGCCGGCTTCGACTGCCGGCCCGTCTCGGTCGAGCTCACCTACGGGCTCGAGCGGCTGGCCATGTACCTGCAGGGCAAGACGCACGCCTTCGACGTCGACTTCGCCCCGGGCGTCACCTTGGGCGACCTGCGCCGCGACTTCGAGGTGCAGCACTCGCGCTACAACTTCGAGGAGTCCGATCCCGAGCTGCAGCGCCTGCTGTTCGAGAAGTTCGAGCTCGAGGCGTACCGCCTTCTCGCCAAGGGCCTCGTCTACCCGGGTTACGAGTTCGTGCTGCGCTGCTCACACGCCTTCAACCTCCTCGACGCTCGCGGCGTCCTCTCGCACACCGAGCGGCAGGGGTACGTGCAGCGCGTCAGGCGCATGGCCGAGGCCACCGCCAAGGCCTACCTGGGCGGCCGGCCCGGCGCCGAGGAGGAGGCGCGCCGTGCCTGA
- a CDS encoding hotdog fold thioesterase, which produces MAPRTAETLDSTLTALLEGVIPFNRHIGVKVANIDRAGLNLTLTLALRDEHIGNVIRRMPHGGLVAALVDAASGGAAALTLDDLTQAPSMATIDMRVDFLRPGRGPELRAVAQVMRSGRSVIVVRTEVLDADGSLVALGSSAFTVERGGRTE; this is translated from the coding sequence ATGGCTCCTCGCACCGCCGAGACCCTCGACAGCACCCTCACCGCGCTCCTGGAGGGGGTCATACCGTTCAACCGGCACATCGGCGTGAAGGTCGCGAACATCGACCGCGCCGGCCTCAACCTCACGCTCACCCTCGCCCTGCGCGACGAGCACATCGGCAACGTGATCAGGCGCATGCCGCACGGCGGGCTGGTGGCGGCGCTGGTGGACGCCGCCTCGGGCGGCGCGGCCGCCCTCACGCTCGACGATCTCACGCAGGCGCCCAGCATGGCGACGATCGACATGCGGGTGGACTTCCTCCGGCCGGGGCGCGGGCCGGAGCTTCGCGCCGTGGCGCAGGTGATGCGCAGTGGCAGGAGCGTGATCGTGGTGCGCACCGAGGTGCTCGACGCCGACGGCTCGCTCGTGGCGCTCGGCTCGAGCGCCTTCACCGTGGAGCGCGGCGGGCGGACCGAGTGA
- a CDS encoding aminopeptidase, whose translation MIHPLTFRHAQLLVDYCLEVRPGQAVLVQVDTPAIPLARALTRAVLAAGAEPHLRLAYPEQAADLLELASDELLAAEPVLQLEEIRRIDACVRVNAPTNSRHLEGTDAARQAALGRRMREVTRHRVTRTRWVGTLYPTPAAAQAAGMTTDAYEEFVHGAMFLHDVDPATRWRELGAAQQRWADRLAQADVVRIQGPGTDLRLSVKGRRWANSDGKRNMPSGEVFTGPVEDSAEGTIHFAIPSSVAGTVVEGVTLRFEAGRVVAATAERGQATLEAQLAADAGARFLGELGVGTNPHITTPTLQTLFDEKIMGTVHLALGASYPETLGRNESSIHWDLVCDLRREGVVTLDGEPFLVDGKLVG comes from the coding sequence ATGATCCACCCCTTGACCTTCCGTCACGCCCAGTTGCTGGTCGACTACTGCCTTGAGGTGCGTCCCGGCCAGGCGGTGCTCGTGCAGGTCGACACGCCGGCCATCCCGCTGGCGCGCGCCTTGACGCGGGCGGTGCTGGCGGCGGGCGCGGAACCGCACCTGCGCCTCGCCTACCCGGAGCAGGCGGCCGACCTGCTCGAGCTGGCGAGCGACGAGCTGCTCGCCGCCGAGCCCGTCCTGCAACTGGAGGAGATCAGGCGCATCGACGCGTGCGTGCGCGTGAACGCGCCCACGAACTCGCGCCACCTCGAGGGGACCGACGCGGCGCGCCAGGCCGCCCTCGGGAGGCGCATGCGGGAGGTCACCCGCCACCGCGTGACGCGCACCCGCTGGGTGGGCACGCTCTACCCCACGCCCGCCGCCGCGCAGGCAGCCGGGATGACGACGGACGCCTACGAGGAGTTCGTGCACGGCGCCATGTTCCTGCACGACGTGGACCCGGCGACGCGCTGGCGCGAGCTGGGCGCCGCCCAGCAGCGGTGGGCGGACCGGCTGGCGCAGGCGGACGTGGTGAGGATCCAGGGGCCCGGGACCGACCTGCGTCTCAGCGTGAAGGGGCGTCGCTGGGCCAACTCCGACGGCAAGCGGAACATGCCGTCGGGCGAGGTGTTCACGGGGCCGGTCGAGGACAGCGCCGAGGGCACCATCCACTTCGCGATCCCTTCCAGCGTGGCGGGCACCGTGGTGGAGGGCGTGACCCTCCGCTTCGAGGCTGGCCGGGTGGTGGCCGCCACGGCCGAGCGGGGGCAGGCGACGCTGGAGGCGCAGCTCGCCGCCGACGCCGGCGCGCGCTTCCTGGGCGAGCTCGGGGTGGGCACCAACCCCCACATCACCACACCGACGCTTCAGACGCTGTTCGACGAGAAGATCATGGGAACCGTCCACCTGGCGCTGGGCGCGTCGTACCCCGAGACGCTGGGGCGCAACGAGAGCAGCATCCATTGGGACCTCGTCTGCGACCTCCGGCGCGAGGGCGTGGTGACGCTCGACGGCGAGCCGTTCCTGGTGGACGGCAAGCTGGTCGGCTGA